In Candidatus Riesia pediculicola, the following are encoded in one genomic region:
- the rpmA gene encoding 50S ribosomal protein L27 gives MAHKRASGSTRNGRDSKSKRLGVKKFGGQIVFPGNIIIRQRGTKFHAGKNVGCAKDHTLFALVYGKVNFLKRKKSQKKYINVISQTLQKKL, from the coding sequence ATGGCGCATAAGAGAGCAAGCGGTTCCACTAGAAATGGAAGAGACTCTAAATCGAAAAGATTAGGAGTAAAAAAATTTGGAGGTCAAATTGTATTTCCAGGAAATATCATTATAAGACAGCGAGGAACAAAGTTTCATGCTGGTAAAAATGTCGGCTGTGCAAAAGATCATACATTATTCGCATTGGTTTACGGAAAAGTTAATTTCTTGAAAAGAAAAAAAAGTCAAAAAAAATATATCAATGTAATTTCTCAAACTTTACAAAAAAAACTGTAA
- the rplU gene encoding 50S ribosomal protein L21, with protein MYIIFQKNFKQYLVKVGSYLKVDRLKNKINSLVEFNQILSIYDKKIIKIGDPFVPHAKVIVKVISHLQGKKIKIIKFRRRKHSKKKQGHRQKFTLIKIEKISF; from the coding sequence ATGTATATAATTTTTCAAAAAAATTTCAAACAGTACCTGGTAAAAGTAGGATCTTACCTTAAAGTAGATCGATTGAAGAATAAAATAAATAGTTTGGTTGAGTTCAATCAAATTTTATCTATTTATGATAAAAAAATTATTAAAATAGGAGATCCATTTGTACCTCATGCAAAGGTTATCGTAAAGGTAATCTCTCATCTTCAAGGTAAGAAGATTAAAATTATCAAGTTTAGAAGAAGAAAACATAGCAAAAAAAAACAAGGTCATAGACAAAAGTTTACTTTAATTAAGATAGAAAAAATTTCTTTTTAA
- a CDS encoding polyprenyl synthetase family protein produces the protein MNLKFIFKLIKKEISSVNKIIFDQLRSDVQLVNRFIKYFNQNSGKKIRPIITLLFSKILGYRGKKDIIAASLIEFIHIATLLHDDIIDSSIIRRGRKKSSIVFGNEISVLVGDFVYAKSLKMIVGLNSKKVLNLISKTVHMIIEGEILQLSNRTLEISQETYMKIIYQKTSSLFETAAYILTFICNVDSDKKIALKNYGRHFGNAFQLINDIKDYQNCSNNFISKGNDLNDGNFTLPLIHVMQKVSKKESMEIKKVIQEGKGRSILRRISFLMKRYGSLEYSRKIAESEIKIAIQSLDHFKCSSYKTALIKLTTSIID, from the coding sequence ATGAACCTAAAATTTATCTTTAAATTAATCAAGAAGGAAATATCTTCTGTTAATAAAATAATTTTTGATCAACTTCGCTCAGATGTACAATTAGTTAATCGGTTCATAAAGTATTTTAATCAAAATTCTGGAAAAAAAATTCGACCGATAATTACTTTATTATTCAGCAAAATACTAGGTTATCGAGGAAAAAAAGACATAATTGCAGCTTCCTTAATTGAGTTTATTCATATTGCAACTCTTTTACATGATGATATCATCGATTCTTCCATAATACGTCGTGGGAGAAAAAAGTCTAGTATAGTTTTTGGAAATGAAATTAGTGTTTTAGTGGGAGATTTCGTATATGCAAAATCCTTAAAGATGATAGTTGGATTAAATTCGAAAAAAGTTTTAAATCTAATTAGTAAAACTGTACATATGATAATTGAAGGAGAAATATTACAACTCTCTAATCGTACTTTGGAAATCTCTCAAGAAACGTATATGAAAATAATATATCAAAAAACTTCCAGTCTTTTTGAAACAGCTGCTTATATTCTTACTTTTATATGTAATGTGGATTCAGATAAAAAGATAGCATTGAAAAATTACGGGAGGCATTTTGGAAATGCATTTCAGTTAATCAATGATATTAAGGATTATCAGAATTGTTCGAATAATTTCATAAGTAAAGGAAATGATTTAAATGATGGCAATTTCACATTACCTTTAATTCATGTTATGCAAAAAGTTTCTAAGAAAGAATCTATGGAAATAAAAAAAGTTATTCAGGAAGGCAAAGGAAGAAGCATATTAAGAAGAATTTCATTTTTGATGAAACGATATGGATCTTTGGAATATTCTAGAAAGATAGCTGAATCAGAAATTAAGATTGCAATTCAATCTTTAGATCATTTTAAATGTTCTTCTTACAAAACGGCATTAATAAAGTTAACTACATCAATAATTGACTAA
- the ppa gene encoding inorganic diphosphatase — protein MNSFSNIPSGKKLPYDFFSIIEISSGSKIVKYEIDKKLGAFFVDRFIPSLMSYPCNYGYINQTIGEDGDPIDVLVLTPHPVRSGSVIRCRPIGTLKMRDESGVDTKIISVPHRSLTTNYDKIKDVSDLSEHIRKRIIYFFQHYKDLEEKRWTSVEGLGNFSSACDEISKAVSRRECKRNF, from the coding sequence ATGAACAGCTTTTCAAATATTCCATCTGGAAAAAAATTACCGTATGATTTTTTTTCTATTATAGAAATTTCTTCAGGATCTAAGATAGTAAAATATGAAATTGATAAAAAGTTAGGAGCTTTTTTTGTGGACAGATTTATTCCCTCTTTAATGAGCTATCCTTGCAATTATGGGTATATTAATCAAACTATTGGAGAAGATGGAGATCCAATTGACGTATTAGTTTTAACCCCTCATCCAGTGCGTTCAGGATCAGTTATTAGATGTAGACCAATTGGAACTTTAAAGATGCGAGATGAGTCTGGAGTAGATACTAAAATTATCTCTGTTCCACATCGTTCTTTAACTACAAACTATGATAAAATAAAAGATGTGAGTGATCTTTCAGAACACATTCGAAAAAGAATAATCTATTTTTTTCAACATTATAAAGATTTAGAAGAAAAAAGGTGGACTTCTGTTGAAGGATTAGGAAATTTCTCATCCGCATGTGATGAAATTTCTAAAGCAGTTTCAAGAAGGGAGTGCAAAAGAAATTTTTGA
- a CDS encoding endonuclease III domain-containing protein: MNHKIRMEILNRFRRRDTYSSNTDLCVNSNFELLISTVLSTRSRNSLVNLVTEDLYRTANNANKMIFLGSKKIKKIIEKIGLSRVKSKNILNICQILIQKYKGNVPNTRKSLECLPGVGRKVSNVVLNIGFGYSTIAVDTHVFRVCNRTGFAISNSYLKLEKYLLSIVPIRFRRRFHYLFFLHGKVICTYKNPSCLCCFISDLCEYKNKNMTINS; encoded by the coding sequence ATGAATCATAAGATAAGAATGGAAATTTTAAATCGTTTTAGAAGAAGGGATACGTATTCTTCAAATACTGATCTTTGTGTAAATTCTAATTTTGAATTGTTAATTTCTACAGTCTTATCTACTAGATCAAGAAACAGTTTGGTTAATTTAGTAACCGAAGACTTGTATAGAACTGCTAATAATGCAAATAAAATGATTTTTTTAGGATCTAAAAAAATTAAAAAAATCATAGAAAAAATAGGATTATCTAGAGTAAAATCGAAAAATATATTGAATATCTGTCAAATTTTAATTCAAAAATACAAAGGAAACGTTCCAAACACCAGAAAATCTTTAGAATGTCTTCCGGGAGTTGGAAGAAAAGTTTCTAACGTAGTATTAAACATTGGTTTCGGTTATTCAACAATTGCAGTTGATACTCATGTTTTTAGAGTATGTAATAGAACTGGTTTTGCAATTTCTAATAGCTACCTTAAGTTAGAAAAGTATTTGCTGAGTATTGTTCCTATAAGATTTAGAAGAAGATTTCATTACTTATTTTTTTTACATGGGAAAGTTATTTGTACTTATAAAAATCCTTCTTGCTTGTGTTGTTTTATTTCAGACTTGTGTGAATATAAAAATAAAAATATGACAATAAATAGTTAG
- the ribA gene encoding GTP cyclohydrolase II, with protein sequence MRLKLVSKTKLPTKFGEFTLVGFEEVVNRNNHIALIYGRISEEQPTLSRIHSECLTGDVFLSLRCDCGVQLKSSLKKIVKEGRGVLLYHRQEGRNIGLLNKIRAYSLQDVGFDTVEANLKLGFKSDERDFRICADMYRLLSIKKIRLITNNPEKVKMMQYFGIEVTERVPIVVGKNSKNYRYLRTKVKKLGHLL encoded by the coding sequence ATGCGTTTAAAACTTGTTTCGAAAACTAAATTACCTACAAAATTTGGAGAATTTACTCTAGTTGGATTTGAAGAGGTTGTGAATAGAAACAATCATATAGCGCTTATATACGGAAGAATTTCAGAAGAACAACCTACCTTATCTAGAATTCATTCCGAATGTTTAACCGGAGATGTTTTTCTGAGTTTAAGATGTGATTGTGGTGTTCAATTAAAATCTTCTCTAAAAAAAATTGTTAAAGAAGGGAGAGGTGTTCTTTTGTATCATCGACAAGAAGGAAGAAACATTGGACTTTTAAATAAGATTCGCGCATATTCTCTTCAAGATGTTGGATTTGATACAGTGGAAGCAAATTTGAAATTAGGTTTCAAATCAGACGAACGAGATTTTCGGATTTGTGCAGATATGTATCGTTTATTATCTATTAAAAAGATTAGATTAATTACAAATAATCCTGAAAAAGTTAAGATGATGCAGTATTTTGGAATAGAGGTAACTGAAAGAGTTCCAATAGTAGTGGGAAAAAACTCGAAAAATTATCGTTATTTACGAACTAAAGTGAAGAAATTAGGTCATCTTCTATGA
- the sohB gene encoding protease SohB has translation MEFFLSYGLFLSKIITVFVGIVLLIPIILSIGNKKKNRKDNYKFVNLTKKYLSIKKDMMRTKMSSEEYKSWIKYERKKEKINRKISKKEKRRKSCLFLIHFKGSLDAEEVNSLREEITAILSVADKNDEVLLILESSGGTVNGYGLAAAQLMRLKEKKIKLTVSIDRVAASGGYMMACTANHIIAAPLSIVGSIGVVGQIPNFHRFLKKQDIDVELHTAGEYKRTLTLLGENTESGRKKFIQDLNNTHLLFKAFVQKNRPNLNIDLVSNGEYWYGIQAKENGLIDEIGTSDGYILKNIKEKEVIKIKYIINQGIFKKFMKIISVFL, from the coding sequence ATGGAATTTTTTCTATCTTATGGATTATTTTTATCAAAAATTATTACAGTTTTTGTCGGAATAGTTCTATTAATTCCAATCATTTTATCTATCGGAAATAAAAAGAAAAACAGAAAGGACAATTACAAATTTGTAAATTTAACTAAAAAATATCTTTCGATAAAGAAAGATATGATGCGAACTAAAATGAGTTCGGAAGAATATAAAAGTTGGATAAAGTATGAGAGAAAAAAAGAAAAAATCAATAGAAAGATTTCCAAAAAAGAAAAAAGAAGAAAGTCTTGCTTATTCTTAATACATTTTAAGGGCTCCTTGGATGCAGAAGAAGTGAACTCTTTGAGAGAAGAAATTACAGCAATTCTTTCTGTTGCTGACAAAAATGATGAAGTACTATTAATTTTAGAGAGTTCAGGAGGAACAGTAAATGGATATGGATTAGCTGCAGCTCAACTAATGAGATTAAAAGAAAAAAAAATCAAGCTAACTGTATCTATCGATAGAGTGGCTGCAAGTGGAGGATATATGATGGCTTGTACAGCAAATCATATAATAGCTGCACCCCTTTCGATTGTTGGTTCTATCGGGGTAGTCGGACAAATACCTAATTTTCATCGATTTTTAAAAAAACAAGATATTGACGTAGAACTGCATACTGCTGGAGAATATAAGAGAACTCTAACTCTTTTAGGAGAGAATACAGAATCTGGAAGAAAAAAATTTATTCAAGATCTTAATAATACACATCTACTCTTCAAAGCATTTGTTCAAAAAAACAGACCAAATTTAAATATTGATCTAGTCTCTAATGGAGAATATTGGTATGGTATTCAGGCGAAAGAAAATGGATTGATAGATGAAATAGGAACGAGTGATGGATACATTTTAAAAAATATAAAAGAGAAAGAGGTAATCAAAATTAAATATATTATAAACCAAGGAATATTTAAAAAATTTATGAAAATTATTTCCGTGTTTCTTTAA
- a CDS encoding YciK family oxidoreductase produces the protein MLKKKNILITGASDGIGKEVSKTYFQNGANLALIGKDQKKMHTISKSLNRINRSSQIVKIYIFDLSEKKESEYRRITQEIKKEFPILDGLLHNAGVLGRISPVINQSIKSWYEVLQINLNSSFIITKFLLPCLMNSKNSSLLFTTSNVSRKGKKNWSPYSVSKFAIEGLMKTLSQEYEGSTLRVNCINPGAVRTKMRFQAYPSENQKNIRSPKEIMSTYLYLMSDESVGFSGHIFNFDGKIIRNI, from the coding sequence ATGTTAAAGAAAAAAAATATTTTAATTACTGGAGCTAGTGACGGAATAGGGAAAGAGGTTTCGAAAACTTATTTTCAAAATGGGGCTAATTTAGCATTGATTGGAAAAGATCAAAAAAAAATGCATACCATTTCCAAATCCTTAAACCGAATCAATAGAAGTTCTCAAATCGTAAAAATCTATATTTTCGATCTTTCTGAAAAGAAAGAGTCAGAATATCGTCGAATTACTCAAGAAATTAAAAAAGAATTTCCTATTTTAGACGGTTTGTTGCATAATGCTGGAGTACTCGGAAGAATCTCTCCGGTCATTAATCAATCAATTAAATCATGGTATGAAGTATTACAAATTAATTTAAATTCTAGTTTCATTATAACAAAATTTTTACTTCCATGCTTGATGAACTCTAAAAATAGTTCTTTGTTGTTCACCACTTCCAATGTTAGTAGGAAAGGAAAAAAAAATTGGTCCCCATATTCTGTATCAAAATTTGCGATTGAAGGACTGATGAAAACGTTATCTCAAGAGTATGAAGGAAGCACTCTAAGAGTAAATTGCATTAATCCAGGAGCAGTAAGAACGAAGATGAGATTTCAGGCATATCCTTCAGAAAACCAGAAAAATATAAGATCTCCAAAAGAGATTATGTCAACATATCTTTATCTCATGAGTGATGAGAGTGTCGGATTTTCCGGACATATTTTTAATTTTGATGGAAAAATAATAAGAAATATTTAA
- a CDS encoding YciC family protein encodes MSIRTSSIFEDSSNFLRNQFNDILLLSFFSAIVSVILYHFIVSAEEIDRIVNLAKEKNDIHSMIFWIQNLSRRDKLLIFKASLLSLITIVLGFTTLNSSLIIYLNEFNKRRFINSVQAIYLSLKTIPKMLILLILHILTVYFGLLFFIIPGVVVSIGFSFSPIILIVKEGIIPSKAILESWNISFRHFWKIVFILLIWTLFQVFLSIFSEKVLSFFNTFLKSLIHFTINNLFTSFVLIYFFRLYTLIYKNNLK; translated from the coding sequence ATGTCAATCAGAACATCTTCAATTTTTGAAGATAGCTCAAATTTTTTAAGAAATCAATTTAATGATATTTTATTATTATCATTTTTTTCAGCGATAGTTAGTGTGATTTTATATCATTTCATCGTTTCTGCAGAAGAAATTGATAGGATTGTAAATCTCGCCAAAGAGAAAAATGATATACATTCTATGATATTTTGGATTCAAAATTTATCTAGAAGAGATAAACTCCTTATTTTTAAAGCTTCTTTATTATCTTTGATTACGATTGTGTTAGGCTTCACTACTTTAAATTCCTCCCTCATTATTTATTTAAATGAATTTAATAAAAGAAGGTTTATCAATTCAGTTCAAGCTATCTACCTCTCTTTGAAAACAATTCCGAAGATGTTGATTTTATTGATTCTTCATATTTTAACTGTTTATTTTGGTTTGTTGTTTTTCATAATACCTGGAGTTGTAGTGTCAATTGGATTTTCTTTCTCTCCGATTATTTTAATTGTCAAGGAAGGTATAATTCCTTCTAAAGCAATCTTAGAAAGTTGGAATATTTCTTTTCGACATTTTTGGAAAATAGTTTTTATTTTACTGATATGGACTCTTTTTCAAGTATTTTTATCTATTTTTTCTGAAAAAGTACTTTCTTTTTTTAATACTTTTCTAAAAAGTCTTATTCATTTTACAATAAATAATTTGTTTACATCATTTGTTTTAATTTATTTTTTTCGTTTGTATACATTAATATACAAGAACAATCTCAAGTAA
- the cls gene encoding cardiolipin synthase — translation MKKKSTYQAKYDRIKLFKDHRASLRSVIQDIERSVKNVNMVFYIWMPGGLVDEVSRALIKASKRGVNCNLIIDYIGSRPFFKSFQLKEMKEAGIHLIKSLKVSLIYHLIFFYRLDSRQHKKMIIIDDNISYIGSMNMIDPDFHKDNYKKNYYPLLDVLVKIKGKEVSNILNHIYSFDWYIETGKKLRSDLKNKVDQPKIEILTSGIFFPKDLIKKFLLNFFKSARRKILITTPYFVLSQDIIKLICKISLNGINVLIILPKKNDSFFVHWASRNLYTILLKSGVKIYHLDHGFLHSKTITIDENISLVGSINLDIRSISVNLEIIAIVNDRSFQNQLIRIQKQYISCCRETNIHQWKQRPFWNKIIEKFCYLFRILL, via the coding sequence ATCAAAAAAAAAAGTACATATCAAGCAAAATACGATCGGATAAAACTCTTTAAAGATCATCGAGCTTCTTTACGATCTGTCATACAAGATATTGAAAGATCCGTTAAAAATGTCAATATGGTTTTTTACATATGGATGCCAGGAGGATTGGTAGACGAAGTTTCTAGAGCTTTGATCAAAGCCTCTAAAAGAGGTGTTAATTGTAATCTCATAATTGATTACATAGGTAGTAGACCATTCTTTAAAAGTTTTCAATTAAAAGAAATGAAAGAAGCTGGAATTCATCTAATCAAATCGTTAAAAGTGAGTTTAATATACCATCTAATTTTTTTTTATAGATTGGACTCTCGTCAGCATAAAAAGATGATAATAATAGACGACAACATCTCTTATATTGGAAGTATGAATATGATAGACCCTGACTTTCATAAAGATAATTATAAAAAAAATTACTATCCTCTTTTGGATGTTCTAGTCAAGATCAAAGGAAAAGAAGTATCGAATATCTTGAATCACATTTATTCATTCGATTGGTATATAGAAACAGGAAAAAAGTTAAGATCCGATCTGAAAAACAAAGTTGATCAACCAAAAATAGAAATTTTAACTTCTGGAATTTTTTTTCCAAAAGATCTTATCAAAAAGTTTTTATTGAATTTTTTCAAATCTGCAAGAAGAAAAATTTTGATTACCACTCCATATTTTGTATTAAGTCAAGACATCATTAAACTGATCTGTAAGATCTCTCTTAACGGAATAAATGTTTTAATCATCTTACCGAAAAAAAACGATTCTTTTTTCGTACATTGGGCTAGCAGAAATTTATATACGATACTTTTGAAATCTGGAGTGAAGATTTACCATCTTGATCATGGTTTTTTACATTCTAAAACTATAACAATTGATGAAAATATTAGTTTAGTTGGATCAATCAACTTAGATATAAGAAGCATTTCAGTAAATCTTGAAATAATAGCTATAGTTAATGATCGAAGTTTTCAAAATCAATTAATCAGAATACAAAAACAATACATTTCATGTTGTCGAGAAACTAATATTCATCAATGGAAACAACGTCCTTTTTGGAATAAGATTATTGAAAAGTTTTGTTACCTTTTTAGAATTCTTCTTTAA
- the secA gene encoding preprotein translocase subunit SecA → MLTKLLTKIFGSRNERVLRRFKKYVDMINNLEDRFEDLSDSELSRKTDEFKIRLSNGEKLNDLIPEAFATVREASKRVLNIRHFDVQLLGGLVLNERCVAEMKTGEGKTLTSTLPAYLNALSCKGVHIVTVNEYLAKRDAENNRPLFEFLKISVGLNLSGMSFDKKKEAYSKDITYATNNEYGFDYLKDNMVFDKKEQVQRNLHYALIDEVDSILIDEARTPLIISGESETNVDLYRKINTLIPFFKKQDREDSENYLGNGHFSIDEKYKQITLTERGLKLLETLLIKIKLICFGESLYSTKNIIFLHRVISALRAHTLFRKDVDYIVKNGKVIIIDEHTGRMMEGRNWSDGLHQAIEAKEGVRIQDESQTLASITFQNYFRLYEKLAGMTGTADTEAHEFKTIYQLDTIVIPTNQPMIRNDLSDLIYITEKEKILAIIDEIRRCFYKGQPVLVGTISIEKSEKISKILHRSNIPHQILNAKFHDLEAEIIANAGKIGSVTIATNMAGRGTDIVLGGNWKLEIEKFKSLQLKKFDLIKVRWKKQNNQVKAMGGLHIIGTERHESRRIDNQLRGRSGRQGDPGSSRFYLSMEDSLMRIFVSKKIMNVMKKLKVDFGKAIEHPWITKAIENAQKKVEGRNFEVRKQLLEYDDVINDQRCAIYLQRNRLLISKDIKKIISNMREEIVCHLIDKYFSYRDKMEDEVKTNAFLSKLKRKLGLNLSKKEWMHHFSGMKKNEVKIKIIKRIEDLYKKNEEKIGNSFVRNFEKNVMIRVIDNFWRNHLSIMDYLRQGIHLRGYIQKDPKTEYKRESFILFLNMLKSIKHETIRVLSSINTKSVIKCQDLSKKDI, encoded by the coding sequence ATGTTGACCAAATTACTGACTAAAATTTTTGGAAGTAGAAATGAAAGAGTTCTAAGAAGATTTAAGAAGTATGTAGATATGATTAACAATCTAGAAGATCGTTTCGAAGATCTTTCAGATTCTGAGCTTTCAAGGAAAACTGACGAATTTAAGATCAGATTGTCCAATGGAGAAAAATTAAATGATCTTATACCGGAAGCTTTTGCTACAGTAAGAGAAGCAAGTAAGAGAGTTTTGAATATCAGACATTTTGATGTACAGTTACTAGGAGGATTGGTGTTGAATGAAAGATGTGTTGCAGAAATGAAAACTGGAGAAGGAAAGACTTTAACTTCTACTCTACCTGCCTACTTAAATGCTCTATCTTGCAAAGGAGTTCATATCGTTACTGTCAATGAATATTTAGCTAAAAGAGATGCAGAAAACAATAGGCCACTTTTTGAGTTCTTAAAAATTAGTGTTGGATTAAATTTATCTGGTATGTCTTTTGATAAAAAGAAAGAGGCTTATTCGAAAGACATTACATATGCAACAAATAACGAATATGGATTTGATTATTTAAAAGATAACATGGTTTTTGATAAAAAAGAGCAAGTTCAAAGGAATCTGCACTACGCTCTGATAGATGAAGTAGACTCAATTCTAATCGATGAAGCAAGAACTCCTCTGATAATATCCGGAGAGTCTGAAACCAATGTAGATCTGTATCGGAAAATTAATACATTAATTCCTTTCTTTAAGAAACAAGATCGAGAAGATTCAGAAAATTATCTAGGAAACGGTCATTTCTCAATAGATGAAAAATATAAACAAATCACTTTGACAGAAAGAGGATTAAAATTACTTGAAACGTTATTGATCAAAATCAAGCTCATATGTTTTGGAGAATCATTATATTCTACAAAGAATATAATATTTCTACATCGTGTTATATCTGCTTTAAGAGCACATACGTTATTTCGAAAAGATGTGGATTATATCGTTAAAAATGGAAAAGTTATTATTATAGATGAACATACGGGAAGGATGATGGAAGGAAGAAATTGGTCTGATGGATTGCATCAAGCCATTGAAGCAAAAGAAGGAGTTAGAATACAAGACGAAAGTCAAACTCTAGCTTCGATCACTTTTCAAAATTATTTTCGATTATACGAAAAATTAGCTGGTATGACAGGAACCGCAGATACAGAAGCTCACGAATTTAAAACCATCTATCAACTAGATACGATTGTGATACCAACTAATCAACCGATGATTCGGAATGATCTTTCAGATTTAATATACATCACTGAAAAAGAAAAAATTTTAGCAATTATCGATGAAATTCGTAGGTGCTTTTACAAAGGACAACCGGTTCTGGTAGGAACGATTTCTATCGAAAAATCAGAAAAAATTTCAAAAATTTTACATCGTTCTAATATTCCACATCAGATATTAAACGCAAAATTTCACGATTTGGAAGCAGAGATCATAGCTAATGCAGGAAAAATAGGATCAGTAACTATTGCAACTAATATGGCGGGAAGGGGAACGGATATTGTTCTTGGAGGAAACTGGAAGTTAGAGATTGAGAAATTCAAAAGTTTACAACTTAAAAAATTTGATCTAATTAAAGTTAGATGGAAAAAACAAAATAATCAAGTTAAAGCTATGGGAGGCTTGCATATTATAGGAACCGAAAGACACGAGTCACGTAGAATCGACAATCAGTTGAGAGGAAGATCTGGAAGACAAGGAGATCCGGGATCTTCTAGATTTTATTTATCCATGGAAGATTCTTTAATGAGAATTTTTGTTTCGAAAAAAATCATGAATGTTATGAAAAAATTAAAAGTGGATTTTGGAAAAGCGATAGAACATCCTTGGATAACAAAGGCAATAGAAAACGCTCAAAAAAAAGTAGAAGGAAGAAACTTTGAAGTTCGCAAACAACTATTGGAATATGATGATGTAATAAACGATCAGAGATGTGCAATCTATTTGCAGAGAAATCGACTACTTATATCAAAAGATATTAAGAAGATCATTTCTAATATGAGAGAAGAAATAGTTTGTCATCTGATTGATAAATATTTTTCATATAGAGATAAAATGGAAGATGAAGTCAAAACAAATGCATTTCTAAGCAAGTTAAAAAGAAAACTTGGCCTCAATTTATCGAAGAAGGAATGGATGCATCATTTTTCTGGAATGAAGAAAAATGAAGTCAAAATTAAAATAATAAAAAGAATTGAAGATTTGTATAAAAAAAACGAGGAGAAGATTGGAAATTCCTTTGTTCGAAATTTTGAAAAGAATGTAATGATACGAGTTATAGATAATTTTTGGAGAAATCATTTATCAATTATGGACTATCTAAGACAAGGAATCCATTTGAGAGGATATATTCAAAAAGATCCAAAAACAGAATACAAAAGAGAATCTTTTATACTTTTCTTAAATATGTTGAAATCTATTAAACATGAAACAATCAGAGTTTTGTCTAGTATAAATACGAAAAGTGTGATCAAATGTCAAGATCTTTCTAAAAAAGATATATGA
- a CDS encoding DUF721 domain-containing protein, with product MCNNHPKTFSFLLQENQFKESKLKMIHEKAKLLIHLNEIVLNVLPKELRSKCRVANYRDFILVLEVINASRKIRLRFELPFLLKILKNSILPSLSSIHVIINPTIFHSENIYSNTYYSLSKRAERTHILNDTDKDSEILIKDKNNLEIRLMKLNSLINGKTK from the coding sequence GTGTGCAACAATCATCCGAAAACTTTTTCCTTTTTATTACAAGAAAATCAATTTAAAGAAAGTAAGTTAAAAATGATTCATGAAAAAGCAAAATTATTGATTCACCTAAATGAAATTGTTCTAAATGTTCTTCCAAAAGAACTGAGAAGCAAATGTCGAGTGGCTAATTATCGAGATTTTATTTTAGTTCTTGAAGTAATTAATGCAAGTAGAAAAATTAGATTACGCTTTGAACTTCCGTTTCTTCTGAAAATTTTGAAAAATTCGATATTACCGTCTTTGTCTTCCATTCATGTCATTATCAATCCGACTATTTTCCATTCCGAGAATATATATAGCAATACATACTATTCCCTGTCAAAACGAGCGGAAAGAACTCATATTTTAAATGATACAGATAAGGATTCTGAAATTTTAATTAAAGACAAAAACAATCTAGAAATTCGATTGATGAAATTAAATTCTCTTATCAATGGAAAAACGAAATGA